The following DNA comes from Chryseobacterium gallinarum.
TCTTTTTTATCAGTTGGCTTTTCAACATTTTTTGCTTTATCTCCGAAACGGCTTTCTGTCATTTCCCTGGAAACAGCTGCTTTTTCGAATTTCAATTTTCCGGATAACGTTTCAATCACAAAACCATCATCCTGTATCTGGGCAATTCTCCCGTGAAGTCCGGATGTAAGCACAACTCTTGTTCCTACTTTCAGGTTTTCCTGAAAATTTTTCTCCTGCTTCTGCTTTTTCATCTGGGGTCTTATCATAAGGAAATAAAACCCTACAAACATCACACCCATCATGATCAGCATCATTGATGAAGAACCTTGTGGCTGTGCCTGTAAAAATAATGTCAACATATTTTTAAAATTATGGTTGAATGTTCGCAGTGAACGTTAATTTGATTGGAGATTTCTCTACGTTTGCATAAACATCTGCATATTTCTGAACGTTTCCATCGAAGCTTGAAGAATCAAAATGCAAAGTAATCTTTCCTTTTTTACCTGGCATGATAGGCTCTTTTGTAAAGTCAGGAGCTGTACATCCGCATCCCGGTTTTACCTCAGAAATAATCAATGGATTTTTTCCTGTATTGGTAACTTCATAGATATGCTCTACCTTATCTCCTTTTTTGATTTTACCAAAATCGAAGTTGCTTTCAGATAAAGCAACAGTAGTGGATGGCTGATTAGAAGCCGGAGTTTCTGGTGTAGTTCCTGCTACAGGAGCTGCAGTAGAATCTGTGGTTACCGAAGTGGCAGCAGCAGTAGAATCAGAAGCTACTGCTTCAGAGCTTTGAGTTTCCTT
Coding sequences within:
- the yajC gene encoding preprotein translocase subunit YajC, whose protein sequence is MLTLFLQAQPQGSSSMMLIMMGVMFVGFYFLMIRPQMKKQKQEKNFQENLKVGTRVVLTSGLHGRIAQIQDDGFVIETLSGKLKFEKAAVSREMTESRFGDKAKNVEKPTDKKETETEEKK
- a CDS encoding DUF1573 domain-containing protein, yielding MKKTLSIIALSIIGFGLVSCKKENKETQSSEAVASDSTAAATSVTTDSTAAPVAGTTPETPASNQPSTTVALSESNFDFGKIKKGDKVEHIYEVTNTGKNPLIISEVKPGCGCTAPDFTKEPIMPGKKGKITLHFDSSSFDGNVQKYADVYANVEKSPIKLTFTANIQP